A stretch of the Chlorobiota bacterium genome encodes the following:
- the hscB gene encoding Fe-S protein assembly co-chaperone HscB, giving the protein MKDLFAVFDFERRFNIDSKSIEKKYFQLSRETHPDFHLNKNEFDKSRILAKSSLINQAYVCLKEPFLRAKHILELEWPDIPDSELKKISQSFLFEVMDIQDTISDFHDSNKNDKINKMEKLKQLESNLKIRSNELLNNLYELDNEWILILNENLNSKIPFMKRINELINTKIYIRNLLQTIYQEINNELI; this is encoded by the coding sequence ATGAAAGATTTGTTTGCAGTTTTTGATTTTGAAAGGAGATTTAATATTGATTCGAAATCAATTGAAAAAAAATATTTTCAATTAAGTCGAGAAACTCATCCAGATTTTCATTTAAATAAAAATGAATTTGATAAAAGTAGAATATTAGCAAAATCTTCTCTTATAAATCAAGCATACGTATGTTTAAAAGAGCCATTTTTGAGGGCAAAACACATTCTAGAACTTGAATGGCCAGACATTCCAGATAGTGAATTAAAAAAAATCTCACAATCATTTCTGTTTGAAGTTATGGATATTCAGGATACAATTTCAGATTTTCATGATTCTAACAAAAATGACAAGATAAATAAAATGGAAAAATTAAAGCAGCTAGAATCTAATTTAAAGATAAGATCAAATGAATTATTAAATAATTTGTATGAATTAGACAATGAGTGGATTTTGATATTAAATGAAAATTTAAATTCGAAAATCCCTTTTATGAAAAGAATAAATGAATTGATTAACACAAAAATTTATATTAGAAATTTACTCCAAACAATTTATCAAGAAATAAATAATGAATTGATTTAA